A stretch of Lathyrus oleraceus cultivar Zhongwan6 chromosome 6, CAAS_Psat_ZW6_1.0, whole genome shotgun sequence DNA encodes these proteins:
- the LOC127097749 gene encoding protein GAMETE EXPRESSED 1: MDHAGLLVLILVSLSLRCESWGWFSSSKEKHYSERSYGNQANFRGSSAEFSIEAFNDPKGMKLLENAKNKMVGSNTCWQNAYQHLFTGCSEILAVDDKRSRLAWHLSDCFQRDSGRVSFPHCDSKTSIATCLKSLDSVAHSVYLEFYLETNSICYQLQTHAFKHETERLVTELKSSAQYVEDKLESIEEKSEHLLQGSKEISDSLEYVNNNAHLVGQTVKNVQGHIDVVLRHSESVYEQTKNIAISQSQLQEGQEQLGRNLEDGVALLKDSYSNLGKEIEKLRDEAIEIENEVIKVGDAMSSKMNTLQSKAEDIENMAGISLDKQRQLLDGQSTALRGLNSLNEVQLKALEESRKSLQYFAEYGHRQQEELLRRQEQIQGLHNRLMENSKTILYAQESFEEKQATMFIVLDKIFALQNAMLLESRVIKAFFIYAISIFVIYMLTSTKQTYNVRPLLYLELCAALFVEVFIIRLSNDNMEQQTWIINKVRLFFMVSASAQLLYAICTYKDYERMNHQILLTLVNKISTMQKIKECSWDLDTDDHVDDWSQWIDTDLPDDVNCVDDPDYIIPEEVAENSISTSITTKNYNLRLRNRLH; this comes from the exons ATGGATCACGCGGGTCTTCTTGTTCTTATTTTGGTCTCTTTGTCATTAAGATGTGAATCATGGGGTTGGTTTTCATCGTCTAAAGAGAAACACTATAGTGAGAGGTCTTATGGAAATCAAGCAAATTTTCGAGGTTCTAGTGCTGAATTCTCAATAGAGGCTTTCAATGATCCTAAGGGAATGAAGCTATTAGAGAATGCTAAGAATAAAATGGTTGGCTCAAATACTTGTTGGCAGAATGCTTATCAACATCTTTTTACAGGCTGTTCTGAGATTTTGGCTGTTGATGACAAAAGGTCTAGATTAGCTTGGCATCTGAGTGATTGCTTTCAGAGGGACTCTGGTAGAGTTTCATTTCCCCACTGTGACTCAAAAACATCCATTGCTACATGCCTAAAAAGTTTAGATAGCGTTGCTCATAGCGTTTATCTTGAATTCTACCTTGAAACTAACTCCATCTGTTACCAATTACA GACACATGCATTCAAACATGAAACGGAGAGACTTGTGACCGAACTGAAAAGTTCTGCTCAGTATGTTGAGGACAAGTTAGAAAGTATTGAAGAGAAATCAGAACATCTATTACAAGGCTCAAAAGAGATTTCTGATTCTCTTGAATATGTTAATAATAATGCGCACCTAGTAGGTCAAACGGTTAAGAATGTACAAGGTCATATTGATGTGGTATTAAGGCATTCAGAAAGTGTTTACGAGCAAACTAAAAACATTGCAATATCACAATCACAACTACAAGAAGGACAAGAGCAACTGGGGAGGAACTTAGAAGACGGGGTAGCACTGCTCAAGGATTCTTATAGTAATTTGGGCAAAGAAATAGAAAAGTTAAGAGACGAAGCCATTGAAATTGAGAATGAGGTAATCAAAGTTGGAGATGCTATGTCATCAAAGATGAACACTCTGCAAAGCAAAGCGGAAGATATTGAGAATATGGCAGGGATTTCCTTGGATAAACAACGACAACTTTTAGATGGACAATCCACAGCACTCCGGGGCCTAAATTCATTGAATGAGGTTCAACTCAAGGCTTTAGAGGAAAGCAG AAAAAGCCTACAATATTTTGCTGAATACGGACATAGGCAACAAGAAGAGCTTCTACGGAGGCAGGAACAAATACAAGGGCTTCACAATCGGTTAATGGAAAATTCAAAAACTATACTGTATGCTCAG GAATCTTTTGAAGAAAAGCAAGCTACCATGTTCATTGTTTTGGATAAAATCTTTGCTTTGCAAAATGCCATGTTGCTTGAATCAAGAGTTATTAAAGCTTTCTTCATCTATGCAATTTCAATCTTTGTCATCTATATGTTGACTAGCACAAAGCAAACTTACAATGTTAGGCCATTACTTTACCTTG AGCTTTGTGCTGCTCTCTTTGTGGAAGTATTCATTATTCGTTTAAGTAACGACAATATGGAGCAACAAACATGGATAATAAACAAAGTCCGATTATTTTTCATGGTATCTGCTTCAGCTCAACTTTTATATGCAATTTGCACATACAA GGACTATGAAAGAATGAACCATCAAATATTACTAACACTGGTCAATAAGATTAGCACCATGCAAAAAATAAAGGAGTGTTCTTGGGACTTGGATACGGATGATCATGTGGATGATTGGTCTCAATGGATAGATACTGATTTACCTGATGATGTGAACTGTGTTGATGATCCTGACTATATAATTCCAGAAGAAGTTGCAGAGAATTCAATCTCTACCTCTATAACTACAAAAAATTACAATCTACGCTTGCGCAATCGTTTGCATTGA